A single genomic interval of Chitinivibrionales bacterium harbors:
- a CDS encoding PEGA domain-containing protein, whose translation MNRKQVSFLVSAIFNSACLCTIILNVPLFAQSRLDDLNATEQNLQQDITENEMARDSLLALQEEAVDDSIAGQGRASEKIAVLKKEKEHIDSTAQAQAAELKSLLSNKKEARKNLEQAEAKKNDKLADLAQKIDAARKSRHSLQQNLEIYIHRLDTLQKDSIALQEKMTVILESGEKSRKELDSLIHAEEKKQSEADSGVEQLRADSLTLVGGMKRRIDSLVTKREKIDSVYARKDLEVRGLERRKKEVEEKSVTAGSSLQERLKGYKTEAKSIDIKIAEKKKELASQKEKGAAISSDSAAVVKKQEQESGEMKAQIRRADSLLVAAESEYEQLKLHQDKIRKDMEVDWTKRQLAELMNLSDEEKAARSDEFTNRQRELGLLLGEKENLAKNPDIAAREKTWEGWTLEQKRIALDSLVESTGLKRELMEEKSGRIRRDSTNLVSNHKEERDSVVMLVSAQDNVVTSLEKEIVELELKREKIHVDSVALQKKGAAENDVSQKTSERIEKMIGDAQKAMAGIENKRNAIKQDSIAIETEKKSKLKKLSDRINEKLAASDAHEEKIRKLTRKKENSINENELEHKELEKSLASAHKKIVKQTAGVDTHSVELEAVEQTIRMLGNDSAEVERKIGELALRARSKVDELDSLVVLKEKEISETETRRTKAADKVSEEEEAAQEMAKKSHEKIMAITRAVKGNKKDLDALEKKLASNRTLIEQEIKKLSAQLEKKEKELDKLVADRDNAVSDSVEQQKEEKAKIEKMVYTYRTKRQTIDSVEKEITAYDDLLENNKEKMSEAQAATLQSAEESHLKISRQDSLIAQKEKELAALLGKREKLIADSIALYEEKQTMELSLSSATARIDSTIAAQKKKAETLTAEMEKIAQDSIEAAKQAFMAAKTSHTIITSKEDLIEKKREEVAKLAAVLDKKPPAVSQKPSVKTAAKSTPVAKKNTPLAPAPLTTSAKMEQKAIAAPSKKEKQKKSISVSPKKQYTQVPQGDGEDGTIFISSIPPGATVYMDGKLIGRTNSGDLMVFSGTHQMNFVRGNQSCVKTMIFVPGKNPSKVIKVPCD comes from the coding sequence ATGAACAGAAAGCAGGTTTCATTTCTTGTATCTGCAATTTTTAATAGTGCTTGCTTATGCACTATCATCTTAAATGTACCTCTTTTTGCACAGAGCAGACTCGATGATCTGAATGCAACAGAGCAGAACTTACAACAAGACATAACAGAGAATGAGATGGCGAGAGACTCTCTGCTGGCCCTGCAGGAAGAGGCGGTTGATGACAGCATTGCCGGGCAAGGCCGTGCATCAGAAAAAATCGCTGTTTTAAAAAAAGAAAAAGAGCATATAGACAGTACTGCACAAGCACAGGCCGCAGAGCTGAAATCATTACTTTCCAACAAAAAAGAGGCGAGAAAAAACCTTGAACAGGCCGAAGCAAAGAAGAATGATAAGCTTGCGGACCTGGCCCAAAAAATCGATGCCGCCCGGAAATCCCGTCATTCGTTGCAGCAAAACCTCGAAATTTATATTCACCGTCTTGATACTCTTCAAAAAGACAGCATCGCTCTGCAGGAAAAAATGACGGTGATTCTGGAATCGGGGGAAAAGAGCCGCAAAGAACTGGACTCACTGATACACGCTGAAGAAAAAAAACAATCCGAAGCGGATTCAGGAGTGGAGCAATTACGTGCCGACAGCCTGACACTTGTTGGAGGCATGAAACGCCGGATCGACAGCCTCGTGACCAAAAGAGAAAAAATCGACAGCGTATATGCGAGGAAAGACCTGGAGGTCCGGGGGCTTGAGCGACGGAAAAAAGAGGTTGAAGAAAAGAGTGTTACTGCCGGCAGTTCTCTTCAAGAGAGGTTAAAAGGATACAAAACCGAAGCGAAGAGCATTGACATAAAAATAGCGGAAAAGAAAAAGGAGCTTGCTTCACAGAAGGAGAAAGGCGCGGCAATTAGTTCGGACAGTGCCGCGGTTGTCAAAAAGCAGGAGCAGGAGTCGGGGGAGATGAAGGCGCAAATCAGGCGTGCCGATTCGCTTCTTGTCGCTGCCGAATCCGAATACGAACAATTGAAACTGCATCAGGATAAGATACGCAAAGATATGGAAGTCGACTGGACCAAACGGCAATTGGCCGAGTTGATGAACCTCAGTGATGAGGAGAAGGCGGCGCGGTCGGATGAATTCACTAACAGACAACGGGAACTCGGATTACTGCTCGGCGAAAAAGAAAACCTTGCAAAAAATCCGGATATTGCAGCACGGGAGAAGACGTGGGAGGGATGGACACTGGAACAAAAGCGAATCGCTCTGGACAGTCTTGTTGAATCCACCGGTTTGAAAAGAGAATTGATGGAAGAAAAATCCGGCAGAATCCGTCGGGACAGCACGAATCTTGTCTCGAATCACAAAGAGGAAAGAGATAGTGTTGTCATGCTGGTGAGTGCGCAGGATAATGTTGTTACTTCGCTGGAAAAGGAGATCGTCGAACTGGAACTTAAAAGGGAAAAGATTCATGTCGACAGTGTGGCTCTACAGAAAAAAGGGGCTGCCGAAAATGATGTTTCTCAAAAGACAAGTGAGCGGATCGAAAAGATGATCGGTGATGCCCAAAAAGCGATGGCCGGGATTGAGAACAAAAGGAATGCCATAAAGCAGGACAGTATCGCGATAGAAACAGAGAAGAAATCTAAACTGAAAAAACTCTCTGACAGGATAAACGAAAAACTAGCCGCCAGCGATGCTCATGAAGAAAAAATCCGGAAGCTGACCCGGAAAAAGGAAAACAGCATAAATGAAAACGAACTCGAACATAAGGAACTGGAAAAATCGCTTGCTTCGGCACACAAGAAAATTGTGAAGCAGACCGCTGGTGTTGATACTCATTCTGTTGAACTCGAAGCTGTTGAGCAGACAATTCGGATGCTCGGGAATGACAGCGCCGAGGTGGAACGGAAAATCGGAGAACTGGCTCTTCGTGCCCGCAGCAAAGTTGATGAGCTGGACAGCCTTGTTGTGCTGAAAGAAAAAGAGATAAGCGAAACAGAGACCCGTCGTACCAAAGCTGCGGATAAAGTATCCGAAGAGGAAGAAGCAGCACAGGAAATGGCAAAGAAATCCCATGAGAAGATCATGGCTATCACTCGTGCGGTTAAAGGTAACAAAAAGGATCTCGACGCACTGGAGAAGAAACTGGCTTCAAACCGGACACTGATCGAACAGGAAATTAAAAAGCTTTCTGCGCAACTTGAGAAAAAGGAAAAGGAGCTTGATAAACTCGTTGCTGACCGGGACAATGCCGTAAGCGACAGTGTTGAGCAGCAAAAAGAAGAGAAAGCCAAAATCGAAAAAATGGTGTATACGTACCGTACTAAGCGGCAAACGATAGATTCGGTGGAAAAAGAAATAACCGCTTATGACGATTTGCTCGAAAACAACAAAGAAAAGATGAGTGAAGCACAGGCTGCGACCCTGCAATCCGCGGAGGAATCGCATCTGAAAATTTCCCGCCAGGACTCACTGATTGCCCAAAAGGAAAAAGAACTTGCCGCCCTTCTGGGAAAAAGAGAAAAGCTTATTGCCGACAGTATTGCACTGTATGAAGAAAAACAGACGATGGAGCTGTCATTGAGCAGCGCAACAGCCCGTATCGACAGCACAATTGCAGCACAAAAAAAGAAGGCTGAAACCCTGACGGCAGAAATGGAAAAGATAGCTCAGGACAGTATCGAGGCGGCCAAACAGGCGTTTATGGCAGCCAAAACTTCTCATACGATAATTACATCGAAAGAAGATCTTATCGAAAAGAAAAGGGAGGAAGTGGCGAAACTTGCGGCTGTTCTGGATAAAAAGCCGCCTGCTGTCTCCCAGAAGCCTTCAGTGAAAACCGCGGCCAAATCAACGCCTGTGGCTAAAAAGAACACCCCTTTAGCTCCAGCTCCTCTCACAACCAGCGCAAAAATGGAGCAGAAAGCTATTGCTGCACCTTCAAAAAAGGAAAAACAGAAAAAAAGTATCTCGGTTTCCCCGAAAAAACAGTATACCCAGGTACCGCAGGGAGATGGCGAGGATGGGACGATATTTATTTCATCCATACCTCCCGGAGCAACGGTCTACATGGACGGCAAGCTGATCGGCCGAACTAATTCGGGTGATTTGATGGTGTTTTCAGGCACTCATCAGATGAATTTTGTGAGAGGAAATCAGAGCTGTGTAAAAACCATGATCTTTGTGCCAGGAAAAAATCCATCGAAAGTAATAAAAGTTCCCTGTGATTGA
- a CDS encoding tRNA-dihydrouridine synthase family protein, with protein MKRHSLYLAPLRGITSHIFRTVYATHFDGIDLAVSPFVPTVKGRVVRRTHIRDLLPENNTVMPLIPQVIGNDPDTFIILAKCLAELGYTEINWNLGCPFPQVTKKKRGSGLLPFPDIIESFLDRVMPSLEIKLSIKVRLGLDSPTELHTLIPLFNAYPLSELIIHPRTGAQLYRGCVDLEAFSECLCLCKHSVVYNGDIRRDDDFLKYSRRFPSVQSWMIGRGVIADPFLPYRIKNRDINVPDKTRRLGRFHDDLFDHYSEAVDNRRHVLGIMKELWSLLAYSFPDTPNLLKNIRRIKTCDKYTEYMDDFFASCDT; from the coding sequence ATGAAGCGACACAGTCTCTACCTTGCCCCCTTGCGCGGCATTACCAGTCATATTTTTCGTACAGTCTATGCCACTCATTTTGATGGTATCGATCTGGCGGTTTCGCCCTTTGTTCCAACGGTAAAGGGACGAGTTGTTCGCCGAACGCATATCCGCGATTTACTCCCTGAAAATAATACCGTCATGCCGTTAATACCGCAGGTAATCGGTAATGATCCCGATACATTTATTATACTGGCTAAATGTCTCGCCGAACTCGGATATACCGAAATCAACTGGAATCTCGGGTGTCCTTTTCCTCAGGTTACTAAAAAAAAGCGTGGTTCGGGCTTGCTCCCTTTTCCTGATATAATCGAATCGTTTCTGGACAGAGTTATGCCGTCCCTTGAGATTAAACTTTCGATAAAAGTTCGACTCGGCCTCGATTCACCGACCGAGCTGCATACGCTCATCCCTCTTTTTAACGCCTACCCTCTTTCCGAACTCATTATCCACCCTCGAACAGGAGCACAACTTTACAGGGGGTGCGTAGATCTCGAAGCTTTTTCGGAATGCCTTTGCTTATGCAAGCATTCAGTTGTCTATAACGGGGATATACGAAGGGATGATGATTTTCTCAAGTACAGCCGCAGATTTCCTTCGGTACAATCATGGATGATCGGCCGGGGGGTAATCGCCGATCCTTTCCTCCCCTATCGAATTAAAAACAGGGATATCAATGTGCCTGATAAAACGCGGCGACTCGGGCGCTTTCATGATGATCTTTTCGATCATTACTCCGAAGCTGTAGACAACCGGAGGCATGTTCTTGGTATTATGAAGGAACTCTGGTCACTTCTTGCTTACTCATTTCCAGATACGCCAAATCTCCTAAAAAATATCCGGCGCATCAAAACCTGCGATAAATATACCGAATATATGGACGATTTTTTTGCATCCTGCGATACGTAA
- a CDS encoding YfcE family phosphodiesterase yields MKIGVVSDTHRNKEYLRKVADWLQQKQHISTLYHLGDDYEDVIELGDEYFDVVQVPGIYNPKYRDGTLEPKKIETVQGLSIMLVHSFEKDVTENDKIRCDIILHGHTHRAEITVNDGLLTMNPGHLKGPLDKKTPPSFGLLEIADKNVNVSIYNLDFDCIDSMELIRSENRLYKA; encoded by the coding sequence ATGAAAATCGGTGTGGTAAGCGACACCCATCGCAACAAAGAGTATCTTCGCAAAGTAGCAGACTGGCTCCAGCAAAAACAGCACATTTCAACACTGTACCACCTTGGTGATGATTATGAAGATGTTATTGAACTGGGCGATGAATATTTTGACGTAGTTCAGGTGCCGGGGATCTATAATCCGAAATATCGTGACGGCACCCTGGAGCCGAAAAAAATCGAGACGGTACAGGGATTGAGCATTATGCTGGTCCACAGCTTTGAAAAGGATGTTACTGAAAACGATAAAATACGGTGTGATATTATTCTCCATGGCCATACCCACCGGGCGGAGATAACTGTTAACGACGGTCTTCTCACCATGAATCCGGGGCATTTAAAAGGTCCCCTGGACAAAAAAACGCCCCCTTCTTTCGGGTTACTCGAAATAGCCGACAAAAATGTAAATGTTTCGATTTACAATCTCGATTTCGATTGTATCGATTCAATGGAACTGATACGATCGGAAAACAGACTTTATAAAGCTTAA
- a CDS encoding transketolase, which yields MSNDHLKRTADNIRILSAAMVEKAKSGHPGGAMGGADFIAVLYSEFLQFDPSNFAWQERDRFFLDPGHMSPMLYSVLNLYGAFSKDDIQQFRQWESPTPGHPELERERGIENTSGPLGQGHAMALGNALAERFFAARFGEWIAHKTYAYISDGGVQEEISQGVGRLAGHLGIGNLIMYYDSNDIQLSSETSIVTSEDTAKKYEAWGWAVETIDGHDIDQIRAALKRANEETDRPSLIIGKTVMGKGAVTENGESYEREVSTHGMPLSKAGASFEKTIGNLGGDPKDPFAIFSDVTEFVESVKKEKISAAKKKQNAKAKWVKENSELATKLEKFMAMEFPEIDYKAIEQKAGCATRKASGAVLAVYAKEIENIIVSSADLSNSDNTDSFLKNSKVLTKGDFSGNFLQSGVSELTMSAVMNGIALHGGIVPVCGTFFVFSDYMKPAVRLAALMALRVKYVWTHDAFRVGEDGPTHQPIEHEAQIRLLEQFNNLNGNRAMLVLRPADGIETTVAWKVALEYSTGPVALILSRQNISDIPVCCVSRYEDALAAEKGAYTVKKVDGKPDLVLIANGSEVSTLIEASSLLESKKSLKVQVVSAIAEAFFHEQSEEYQESVVPFGVPVFGLTAGLPAALRGLVGPFGKVVGMKRFGASAPYKVLDDKFGYTAENVVKQVEIYLEEFKTTITKVKQL from the coding sequence ATGAGTAATGACCATTTAAAACGTACGGCAGATAATATTCGAATCCTTTCCGCAGCTATGGTAGAGAAGGCCAAATCCGGTCATCCCGGTGGTGCAATGGGTGGAGCCGATTTTATTGCAGTACTCTACAGTGAATTTCTACAGTTCGATCCGTCGAATTTCGCCTGGCAGGAACGTGATCGTTTCTTTCTGGATCCCGGACATATGTCGCCCATGCTTTATTCGGTTCTGAATCTTTATGGAGCTTTTTCAAAAGATGATATCCAGCAGTTCCGTCAGTGGGAAAGCCCGACACCCGGTCATCCTGAACTCGAACGCGAGCGGGGAATTGAGAATACATCGGGACCACTCGGCCAGGGACATGCAATGGCACTCGGGAATGCTCTCGCAGAGCGTTTTTTTGCCGCCCGTTTCGGTGAATGGATAGCCCATAAAACGTATGCCTATATTTCGGATGGTGGTGTCCAGGAAGAGATTTCGCAAGGGGTAGGAAGACTGGCCGGACACCTCGGGATCGGCAATCTGATCATGTATTACGATTCCAATGATATCCAGCTGTCATCCGAAACATCGATTGTTACCAGTGAAGATACTGCTAAAAAATATGAGGCATGGGGATGGGCTGTTGAGACTATCGACGGCCACGACATAGATCAGATCCGGGCTGCGCTGAAACGGGCCAACGAAGAAACCGATCGTCCGAGCCTGATTATCGGAAAAACTGTTATGGGAAAGGGTGCAGTCACCGAAAACGGCGAATCCTATGAGCGTGAGGTGTCAACGCATGGAATGCCGCTTTCCAAAGCCGGAGCCTCCTTTGAAAAAACCATCGGAAACCTCGGCGGTGATCCAAAGGATCCTTTTGCGATTTTTTCTGATGTTACCGAATTTGTCGAATCGGTGAAAAAAGAGAAAATTTCTGCTGCCAAAAAGAAACAGAATGCAAAGGCAAAATGGGTCAAGGAAAATTCGGAGCTTGCAACAAAGCTTGAGAAATTCATGGCTATGGAATTTCCCGAAATCGATTATAAAGCAATAGAGCAAAAAGCCGGCTGCGCAACACGAAAAGCATCCGGAGCAGTCCTTGCGGTATATGCCAAAGAAATCGAAAACATCATCGTTTCATCGGCCGATTTAAGCAACAGCGATAATACCGATTCTTTTCTCAAGAATTCCAAAGTACTGACTAAAGGCGATTTTTCCGGCAATTTCCTTCAATCAGGTGTTTCCGAGCTGACTATGTCGGCGGTAATGAATGGAATCGCTCTGCACGGCGGTATCGTGCCGGTATGTGGAACCTTTTTTGTTTTTTCCGATTATATGAAGCCGGCGGTACGCCTTGCGGCCCTTATGGCGCTTCGGGTTAAATATGTATGGACTCACGATGCTTTCCGGGTTGGTGAAGACGGTCCTACTCATCAGCCGATCGAGCATGAAGCTCAGATTCGTTTATTGGAGCAGTTCAACAACCTCAACGGCAACCGCGCCATGCTTGTCTTGCGGCCTGCCGACGGCATAGAAACTACCGTCGCATGGAAAGTTGCGCTCGAATACTCAACCGGTCCGGTGGCATTGATTCTCTCCCGTCAGAATATCAGCGATATCCCCGTATGCTGTGTATCGAGGTATGAAGATGCACTTGCGGCAGAAAAGGGCGCCTATACAGTGAAAAAAGTTGATGGAAAACCCGATCTCGTTTTGATTGCCAATGGATCCGAAGTCTCCACCCTGATCGAAGCATCATCACTGCTCGAATCGAAAAAATCGTTAAAAGTGCAGGTGGTGTCGGCAATCGCCGAGGCTTTCTTTCATGAGCAGTCCGAAGAGTATCAGGAAAGTGTCGTGCCCTTCGGTGTTCCCGTGTTTGGGTTAACCGCCGGATTGCCAGCTGCTTTAAGGGGACTTGTCGGACCTTTTGGTAAGGTCGTGGGCATGAAACGATTCGGAGCATCGGCTCCCTATAAGGTCCTGGATGATAAATTCGGCTATACTGCCGAAAATGTCGTAAAACAGGTCGAAATTTATCTTGAAGAATTTAAAACGACCATTACAAAGGTCAAGCAGCTTTAG
- a CDS encoding DUF342 domain-containing protein: protein MAPRRQEIEVSITPDSMSAFISGSVNSPPKHEAAVQRINKALSDEGVVYGVIDDLVFSAAKEICENGHIDAALVAAGDSPAPATTPGASFIVKTYDSSRFPQTLISASKAVYSHIRKYIEEPYIVKKGTVVGRYEDSHPEKPGINVRGETVPLTFCSGTLQSVNCIEGGLSYNDSTREITALKRGIVLTSGNRCRLLPVTMHGAFSLDISSDKCSAFVEIYPAGPKGKNPSQQDILDACRKSGIVGRLDKKILEKTLAGLDPESAVQRIKVAEGKYPVDGEDGRIEYKVNLNFSQKPKILPDGRADYYSIHVFENVVKGQDLARIIAPKPGIVGADVYGNPVPAMSGSPVSIRPGKNIVQNSNDHSQWIAAQNGHVYFRDGRLVVEEVLRIEGDVDFHTGNITFVGDVEIYGDVHAGFSVAADGNIHISGVVEDAVVESQQNVILKSGFIGIGKGYITAGKDVVVSYVRNQRILAHNTIMVAGEVIDSHLSAGKSILVESPKSWIIGGRSIAKELIRTHRIGNTSGVFTKIDVGVDYFIEEEIQEIAGKIKSLKEERRGAERGLKQLAGEETLHGGLPRQKGVVRARLVALCSDIDEQIESLRNRRIYLRDSLYTTKARIEVAGTVFRNVALSVAGSTSVIHDDMRRCLFYFSRSQVKKRSL, encoded by the coding sequence ATGGCTCCACGCAGACAGGAAATAGAGGTTTCAATCACTCCTGATTCCATGTCGGCCTTTATTTCCGGCAGTGTCAATTCACCGCCGAAACATGAGGCTGCAGTACAAAGGATCAACAAGGCGTTGAGTGATGAAGGCGTTGTGTATGGGGTAATAGACGACCTGGTGTTTTCGGCTGCAAAGGAGATCTGCGAAAACGGGCATATTGATGCTGCACTGGTCGCCGCTGGTGATTCGCCTGCTCCGGCCACCACTCCCGGAGCATCGTTTATTGTAAAGACGTATGATAGTTCCCGGTTCCCGCAAACACTCATATCCGCTTCCAAAGCGGTCTATTCACATATCAGAAAGTATATAGAAGAACCCTATATTGTTAAAAAAGGGACTGTTGTCGGCAGATATGAAGACAGCCATCCGGAAAAACCGGGAATAAACGTTCGGGGTGAAACTGTTCCGCTGACATTCTGCTCCGGAACTCTGCAGTCGGTGAATTGCATTGAAGGAGGTCTTTCCTATAATGATTCGACCCGTGAAATTACCGCCCTCAAAAGGGGCATAGTTTTAACATCAGGTAATCGATGCCGGTTGCTTCCGGTAACAATGCACGGCGCCTTTTCTCTTGATATTTCTTCTGATAAGTGTAGTGCTTTTGTGGAAATATATCCTGCCGGTCCCAAGGGCAAAAATCCTTCACAACAAGACATACTCGATGCATGCAGAAAATCGGGAATTGTGGGGCGTCTTGATAAAAAGATCCTCGAAAAAACCTTGGCCGGTCTGGATCCGGAATCTGCAGTTCAAAGGATTAAAGTTGCCGAGGGAAAATATCCTGTGGATGGTGAGGACGGCAGGATAGAGTACAAGGTTAATCTGAATTTTTCCCAAAAGCCAAAAATTCTTCCCGATGGACGGGCAGATTACTACAGTATTCATGTTTTTGAAAATGTTGTCAAAGGCCAGGACCTTGCCCGCATAATTGCACCTAAACCGGGAATTGTGGGTGCCGATGTCTACGGGAATCCTGTTCCTGCTATGAGTGGCTCTCCGGTTTCGATCAGGCCCGGGAAAAATATAGTACAAAACAGTAATGATCATTCTCAATGGATTGCTGCACAAAATGGCCATGTGTATTTCAGAGACGGACGTCTTGTGGTTGAGGAAGTACTTCGCATTGAGGGTGATGTTGATTTCCATACGGGAAATATCACCTTTGTTGGAGATGTCGAAATTTATGGAGACGTGCATGCAGGATTTTCGGTTGCCGCTGACGGTAATATTCATATCTCCGGCGTCGTTGAAGATGCTGTTGTTGAATCGCAACAGAATGTTATTCTCAAATCCGGATTCATCGGCATAGGTAAAGGATATATTACTGCAGGTAAAGACGTTGTTGTTTCCTATGTTCGTAATCAACGGATCCTTGCTCACAATACAATCATGGTGGCGGGTGAAGTTATAGATTCTCATTTGTCGGCGGGCAAGAGCATCCTGGTCGAATCACCAAAATCTTGGATTATTGGAGGACGTTCAATCGCAAAAGAGCTCATACGGACCCATCGTATCGGCAATACCTCGGGGGTCTTTACAAAAATTGATGTGGGTGTCGATTATTTTATTGAGGAAGAAATCCAGGAGATTGCCGGAAAGATTAAAAGTCTGAAAGAGGAGCGACGGGGTGCCGAACGAGGGTTGAAACAGCTTGCCGGTGAAGAAACATTACATGGGGGGCTTCCCAGGCAGAAGGGCGTTGTCCGGGCCCGGCTTGTGGCCCTTTGTTCTGATATCGATGAACAAATCGAATCATTACGTAACCGACGTATCTATTTACGTGATTCCCTCTACACTACAAAGGCAAGGATTGAAGTTGCCGGTACCGTATTTCGCAATGTTGCACTTTCTGTTGCCGGTTCCACATCGGTTATTCATGATGATATGCGGAGATGTCTCTTCTATTTTTCCCGCTCTCAGGTGAAAAAACGCTCTTTGTAA